The sequence below is a genomic window from Pseudomonas cremoricolorata.
GCTGATGTGCTGAAGCATCACACTGATGCTGTTACCGGCAGCACCTTTGCGAGAGTACTTCTCAATGCCTAGCGCTGAATCCAGAGCGGCGAAAAATGCCACGCAGAAGCCTCTCAGCGATCCATCGTGCGGACATTCGATCTTGAGCCAAACAACCTGGGTCTCAATGAAAATCTGCTCTTTGTACTGACTATGGCTGATGACCTGTGGATAGAGCCTAGCTATAGAATTAAGGGCTGTGGTTTTACCCATGCCGCTCAATCCGATCAGAGTAAGGGTTTCTGCTGAGGACATAAAACCATGGCCTCTGACCTCAGCAGACGATGGCAGCCGATATCTGACGGTGGAGGCCAGCAGCGGATTTCGCCCGGTATATCCGTACCGGATCAGCTGACTAAACAAATCTTCAAGGCGCAGGTGAATTTCAAAGGGTACGACGATGTCCTTCATCCTGTTGATACCATGACCACGCAGCTTGGGCTCCAGGGCACGCTCCGCATCGTCAGGCTTCTTCGGGAGATTCCCAACGCGCCTGACGACATCAATATCGGAGAGAATCCTCGGAAGGCACTCGATAAGTGGATTGCCATCGTACTGAGGCATCCCGGTAGGACTGTATTCAGCAGGAGCGAAACTGAAGTCACTCATTGATCGGTCCCATCACTCACGTTGACCACCAGTTTCAGGAATGCAGCGCTTCTCCCTGAACTAGGTTTACTGGCGACTGGTTTGGGATTTTCCGCTGTGATTGCCGAGTTATCCACAACACGTAGCTGATTCAGATCAGCGGTGTGCTGGTCACGCTCGTTTTGAGCCTCTGAGGCACGCTTGGAACGCTTGTCCCGCTTGAATTCAGCATTCGACTTAGGGCTTCCTTGAGCTGCGCGCTTCGATTTAGCCCGATCAAGGATATCTTCCTGACGCGCTTTCAATTGTACCGCAGTGTTAACAGCTTCATACCGTGCGTCAGGTGAGACTTGATTCAGAATTTTGATCATATCAAGTACTTCTTCCATACGCAGTCCACCGTACTTTTGCCGTTGCTGCGGTACTATTGTAAGTGGCTCAAAACCCGCTTCGGATTTAATCCAACAGTTCTCAATAGAATTCGGATCGTAGTAAACCCTAACATAAGTCGTTTTAAAATTGTATGAACGTTCTAACCACGCCTCTCGAATTGCTGTTTCACAAGTATACAGCACGCCTTGGAACATAATTCCCCCTCGGCTAATACGGCACTCCTGTGAAGGCAACAGAGCGATTTTGAGTTCAGCGGCTGAAACCACTTTAGAATTAATCAGGCTATTGGCCATGGACCACTTCCAAATACTTATTGGAGTTGGCTCTACTCCTGCAGCAATCATCTCACGATTCAGAATGTGGGGCACTCGAAGGCTTTTATTGTGAGCCAGCACACCCAATATCACCATCTCGGTAAATTCATCGATGTCGAAGATTGCGTCAAGCTGATAATCCCGATCCCCGCGCTCCATTTTTCGGGCATCAACTCCACCAGGTACAAATTTTAGGTCCAATTTTTCATTTATCAAACGAAACCGGCTTTCAATGATAGCTTTCCAATCTGGCCGAAAGGGCGGCAAAATCTTAACGTCAATACCCAAAGACTTGGTCATCGCCTCACCGGCCTCACTCAAAAGCTCGGCACGATCCGCGACAAGTTCGACCGGGAGATGAGCGCATGGCCATTCGGTTTCATTGATGTCAATACCGTATCGTTTGCAGAAATCTACCTTTGGCGTGCAAGCGTTGTAAATAGCATGCCTAGCACCATTCCAACTCGGCCCTTCAAGGCCGACGTGGATACCCACGATCATTCTTGTAAATGTATCCACGATCACGTAGAGCACAGGCCGTCCGATCAACCACAATCTATTGACACGGTGTACTAAATAAACATCGGCAATCGTCGAATCTATTTCATATCTATGTCCAGCACCATACAAGCCCTTAGATGCCGAGCCTACGAGTGCTCGATGATCTTTATAAAAGCGAATAGCTCCTCCACGCTCCTTCAACTTATAGAGATCATCGAAGTATAATTTCCCATGATACGTGAGTTGATGGACAGATGGATAACTGCCCCGTACCACATCGCCTTTCGTGCCGTCAGTTGAAACCTCCGTGTAGAACTTATTTAACATCCAGATATGTGCGTCTTTCACCGTTCCGCATTTTCCACTCGCGAAGCGCCTATAAGCCATGCGAATGTGAGTCAGATGACGACTTTCAAGCTTAATAGCGCCATCACCACTAACAACCACTCCACGATACTTAGGCGGACGTCCTGGGATGATGCCGGACGCCCGGCTTTTCTCCTTTCCTGGACCGCCACAGGTGCTGGTATTCCACAGGAACGCATTACGAGACTGCCCCATGCTCCAATAACGATAAAGAAGTCGGTAGATCTGCTTACGATCTACCGCCACTAGTTTCGCATGAGCCGAAATGAGAGCACCAAAATCCGTAGTCAGAATGTCTAAAGGTGTTTGGCCTTCCACTAAGTCACGAATTAGATCCCAATTCCTGTCCCTGCTCCGTTTCTCATTCTCGCTTATTTGATCATCACTTCTGAGCAGGTGCATTGGAACCATTTCAGAATTTAGAGCAGCCGCACCGGAGTCGATTTCTTCGATAAGAAGTGACTTTTCAATCTGCCAAGGCTTGGTCGGATTTATGCAAAGCTTAATCACCCATACAAAATCTTCGTTAATACCCAAAACTCTAACAGGCTGCTCAAGCAGGCTAGAGCCCTCACCTGGCGAAACTATGCAGTTAACTCGCAGATTTAGCATCGTCGGGCACCTCGATTGGAGCTACAACAGCCGGAGAGTATTGACCAATCCATACATGTAGCGGCTGAGATAAGCTAATAACCTTTGAAGTTAGGTCCATCTGCAAGCGACCGTTCCATAGCAGATGATGGAAAAGACTTTTTACACCTATATAGTCTATATAGATATTTCTCGAAGCTTGATCCAATAGAGCCTTCAGTGGCACTTGATCGGTTTTACACTGACTCAAAAAATCGAATAGGTTGCCAATGTTCTTCTCGGTAGGTAAAGAAGGGTGAATACTCGCGTAGGTCCGGAGGATAGTGAGGTTCGCTATCCGAACTTTTGACAAGTTTTCGTGCAGCACAAGCCTCCATTCTATCTGCCTGGATGCCCAGTACTTTTCCTCGATAGCTAGCTTCTCTGCCATCCTGTTCTGCACACCAATATTGGCATCCTCAAACTCTTTCCTATATTTGACGGAGCGCGCAGCAACTTTCACTTCCCCCGATGAATCGAGATAGGTGATCAGGAAGTCAGTCGTCATTACTACTGGAATCTGAGTTCCGGGGTAGACCGGATGGCGATAGTTTAGGCTGTTAGCAATTGCTTGGGTTTCGGCTTGCGTTAGCAGAGGAAACTGCTCACGGATATCAATAATGGAGTTTTCGTGCTCCAGAACTGTGAGGTAGTCGCGCTCGGCATTAGATATCAGGTGATGAGTGCGGTGTACCTTCACCCCTGACACAAGGTGAGAGACACCTTTGGATTTGATATCCCAAACCTTGATCCAGGGCTCATAGGATTCCTTCACGCCGCTCCCGCGACCAGATTTGATTCTCCTATCGATTTTCTGCTGAGTCATCAGCTTGGAACGCGCGGGCTTAACTGATGCAGCTGGAACAGATGTCATTATAGAGTCGCTCATCGACGGGCGACCCACTCGACCGGTACGGCACTGGGGTAGACGTGGCGTTGGAGATGTCAGGAGCGGGCGCAGCCAGGACGACAGTCACAGCGGTCCAAAGGATTCTGATCCTAATCTGCCAGACCTGCTCCTGCCCCGATGTACGGTCGGGGCCAGAGCTTGTGACAATCTTTATTAGCTTGTGACAACCTTTATTCTTTTGTGACAACCTTTATTCTTTGCAGACACCGGCAGCTTCCTCGCCTTACCCTCACTCCACCGTCACCGACTTCGCCAGATTCCGCGGCTGATCCACATCCGTGCCCTTGAGCACTGCGACGTAGTACGACAGCAGTTGCAGGGGGATGGTGTAGAGGATCGGTGCGAGGGCGTCGTTGATGTGTGGAAGGTTGATGACGTGGGTGCCTTCGCCGTTGCTCATGCCGGCTTGTTCGTCAGCGAACACCACCAGTTCACCGCCGCGGGCACGGACTTCCTGGAGGTTGGACTTGAGCTTTTCCAGCAGCTCGTTGTTCGGCGCCACGGTAACCACCGGCATGTCGGCGTCGACCAATGCCAAGGGGCCGTGCTTGAGCTCGCCGGCCGGGTAGGCTTCAGCGTGGATATAGGAGATTTCCTTGAGCTTGAGCGCGCCTTCCATCGCCACCGGGTATTGCGCGCCGCGGCCGAGGAACAGGGTGTGGTGCTTGTCGGCGAACAGCTCGGCGGTTTTCTCGACCGTGGTGTCCATCGCCAGGGCTTCGCCCAGGCGGCTGGGCAGACGGCGCAGTTCGTCCACCAGCTCGGCTTCGACACCTGTGCCGAGGGTACCGCGCACTTGGCCCAGGGCCAGGGTCAGCAGCATCAGTGATACCAACTGTGTAGTGAAGGCCTTGGTCGAGGCGACGCCGATTTCCGGGCCGGCCAGGGTCAGCAGGGTGAGGTCGGATTCGCGCACCAGGGAGCTGATGCCGACGTTGCAGATCGCCAGGCTGCCGAGGAAGCCCAGGGCCTTGCCGTTACGCAGCGCAGCGAGGGTGTCGGCGGTTTCGCCGGACTGCGAGATGGAGACGAACAGGGTGTCGGGCTGCACCACCACCTTGCGGTAGCGGAATTCGCTGGCCACTTCCACCTGGCAGGGGATGCCGGCCAGGCTTTCCAACCAGTAACGGGCGACCATGCCGGCGTGGTAGCTGGTGCCGCAGGCGACGATCTGCACGTTACGCACCTTGGCGAACAACTCGGCAGCCTGTGGGCCGAAGGCCTGCACCAGTACATGATCCTTGCCCAGGCGGCCTTCGAGGGTGCGCTGGACGACGCTGGGCTGCTCGTGGATTTCCTTGAGCATGAAGTGCCGGTAGTGGCCCTTGTCGGCCGCCTCGGCGCCTTCGTGGTACTGCACCACTTCGCGCTGCACGGCGTGGCCGGCCTGGTCCCAGATGCTCACCTGTTCACGGCGAATCTCGGCGATGTCGCCCTCTTCGAGGTACATGAAGCGGTCGGTGACCTGGCGCAGGGCGAGCTGGTCGGAGGCGAGGAAGTTCTCACCGATGCCCAGGCCGATCACCAGCGGGCTGCCGCTGCGCGCAGCGACCAGACGGTCGGGTTGGGCGGCGCTGACCACGGCCAGGCCATAGGCGCCGTGCAAACGCTGCACCGCCGCCTTGACCGCATCGGCCAGGTCAGGGGTGCTTTTGAGCAGGTGGTGGATCAGGTGGACGATGACCTCGGTGTCGGTCTCGGAGGCGAATACATAGCCGAGGGTCTTGAGTTCTTCACGCAAGGCTTCGAAGTTCTCGATGATGCCGTTGTGCACCACCGCCACTTCATGGCCAGAAAAGTGCGGGTGAGCGTTGCGTTCAGTGGGCGCGCCGTGGGTCGCCCAGCGCACGTGGGCGATACCCAGCTGGCCCACCAGCGGGTCGTCTGCTACCGCACTTTCCAGCTCGCGCACCTTGCCGATGCGGCGGCGACGCTGCAGGCCGTCCTGGGCACTGAAGACCGCCAGGCCGGCGCTGTCGTAGCCGCGGTATTCCAGGCGCTTGAGGCCTTCGATGAGGATGGTCGTGATGTTGCGCTCGGCGACGGCTCCAACGATTCCACACATGGTTATTGCTCCTGGCTGATCGTGGCGCAGATCAGGGTGACGCCACGGGCTTGAATAGGTTCGCGTGCCTCGGCGGGCAGACGGTCATCGGTAATCAGGGTGCTGATGCGTTCCCAAGGCAGCTCGAGGTTGGGGATTTTTCGCCCGACCTTGTCAGACTCGACCATCACGATCACTTCGCGGGCCACCTCGGCCATGACTCGGCTGAGGCCCAGCAGTTCGTTGAAGGTGGTGGTGCCGCGGTTCAGGTCGATGCCATCGGCGCCGATGAACAACTGGTCGAAATCGTAGGAGCGCAGCACCTGTTCGGCCACTTGGCCCTGGAAGGATTCGGAATGCGGGTCCCAGGTGCCGCCGGTCATCAACAGCACCGGCTCGTGCTCCAGTTCGCTGATGGCACGGGCCACATTGAGCGAGTTGGTCATTACTACCAGGCCCGGCTGACGCCCTAACTGCGGAATCATCGCTGCCGTGGTGCTGCCGCTGTCGATGATGATCCGAGCGTGCTCGCGAATGCGTTGCACAGCGGCGCGGGCGATGGCCTGTTTGTATAGCGAGATGGGCTGCGCCGGTTCACCCAGCAGTTCTTGCGGCACTGGCACCGCTCCGCCATAGCGGCGCAGCAGCAGGCCATTGCTTTCGAGGGCGGCGAGGTCTTTGCGGATGGTGACCTCGGAGGTCTCGAAACGCCTGGCCAAGGCGTCGACGCTCACCTCCCCCTGCTCACTGAGCAAGGCGAGGATATTGTGTCGGCGTTGGGGGGTGTTTCGTTTCGACATGAGCGCTTAAGTTTCGATTCGAAAGATAATGCGGGCAATCAAAACTCAAACGTAAGCGCTCGTCAAGGGGTGGATTTCCCTCAGACGGGCTGTGGATAACCCCGCTGCTTGACGCGGGGCGACTGGGTGAATGACCGCGTTTAAGTTATCCACACGCGTGCAGATCAGTCCTTTTTGATCTTCTGCGGACGCTTCCAGCCATCGATATTGCGCTGCCGCGCCCGACCGACGGCCAACTGAGCGGCTTCGACATTCTGGGTAATGATCGACCCTGCCGCAGTAGTGGCACCATCACCGAGCTGCACAGGGGCCACCAGCGCGCTGTTGGAGCCGATGAACACGTCTTCGCCCATGACCGTGCGGAATTTATTGGCACCGTCGTAGTTACAGGTAATGGTGCCGGCGCCGATATTGCTGCGCGCGCCGATCTCGGCGTCACCCAGGTAACTCAGATGGCCCGCCTTGGCGCCCTCGCCCAGACGCGCATTCTTCAGCTCGACGAAGTTACCCACATGGGCCTTGGCCTCGAGCACGCTGCCGGGCCGCAGACGGGCGAACGGGCCGACATCGCTGCCCTCGCCCAACACCGCGCCATCCAGGTGGCTGTTGGCCTTGACCACTGCGCCACGGCGCAGGATGGAATCCTTGATCACGCAGTTCGGGCCGATCTGCACGTCGTCCTCGATCACCACCTTGCCTTCGAGAATGACGTTGATGTCGATCATGATGTCGCGACCGACGCTGACCTCACCGCGCACATCGACGCGGAACGGATCGCGCAGGGTCACGCCCTGGGCCATCAGCCGATTGGCCTGGCACTGCTGATAGTGGCCTTCGAGCTCGGCCAGCTGGCGGCGGTCGTTGGCGCCTTGCACCTGCATGGGGTCGTCGGGCTGCTCGGTGGCGATGCTCAGGCCATCGGCCACGGCCATGGCGATGACGTCGGTGAGGTAGTACTCGCCCTGCGCGTTGTTGTTAGAAAGGCGCGCCATCCAGTCCGCCAGACGCTTGGCCGGCAGGGCGAGGATGCCGGTGTTGCCTTCCTTGATGGCCTTCTGCGCCTCGTCGGCATCTTTCTGCTCGACGATGGCGGTGACCTGGCCCTGGGCATCGCGAACGATCCGGCCATAGCCGGTTGGATCGTTCAGGGTCACGGTGAGCAGGCCCAGTTGCTGTTCATTGGCTTTGCTCAACAGGCGCTTCAAGGTCTCGACTTCGATCAGCGGAACATCGCCATACAGCACCAGCACGGTCTCGGCGGTGATGGCTGGCAAGGCCTGGGCAACGGCGTGGCCGGTGCCGAGCTGTTTGTCCTGCATGACGAAATTCAGGTCATCGGCCGCCAGGCGTTCGCGCACCTGGTCGGCGCCGTGGCCG
It includes:
- a CDS encoding Mu transposase C-terminal domain-containing protein, whose translation is MLNLRVNCIVSPGEGSSLLEQPVRVLGINEDFVWVIKLCINPTKPWQIEKSLLIEEIDSGAAALNSEMVPMHLLRSDDQISENEKRSRDRNWDLIRDLVEGQTPLDILTTDFGALISAHAKLVAVDRKQIYRLLYRYWSMGQSRNAFLWNTSTCGGPGKEKSRASGIIPGRPPKYRGVVVSGDGAIKLESRHLTHIRMAYRRFASGKCGTVKDAHIWMLNKFYTEVSTDGTKGDVVRGSYPSVHQLTYHGKLYFDDLYKLKERGGAIRFYKDHRALVGSASKGLYGAGHRYEIDSTIADVYLVHRVNRLWLIGRPVLYVIVDTFTRMIVGIHVGLEGPSWNGARHAIYNACTPKVDFCKRYGIDINETEWPCAHLPVELVADRAELLSEAGEAMTKSLGIDVKILPPFRPDWKAIIESRFRLINEKLDLKFVPGGVDARKMERGDRDYQLDAIFDIDEFTEMVILGVLAHNKSLRVPHILNREMIAAGVEPTPISIWKWSMANSLINSKVVSAAELKIALLPSQECRISRGGIMFQGVLYTCETAIREAWLERSYNFKTTYVRVYYDPNSIENCWIKSEAGFEPLTIVPQQRQKYGGLRMEEVLDMIKILNQVSPDARYEAVNTAVQLKARQEDILDRAKSKRAAQGSPKSNAEFKRDKRSKRASEAQNERDQHTADLNQLRVVDNSAITAENPKPVASKPSSGRSAAFLKLVVNVSDGTDQ
- a CDS encoding TnsA endonuclease N-terminal domain-containing protein, which codes for MTSVPAASVKPARSKLMTQQKIDRRIKSGRGSGVKESYEPWIKVWDIKSKGVSHLVSGVKVHRTHHLISNAERDYLTVLEHENSIIDIREQFPLLTQAETQAIANSLNYRHPVYPGTQIPVVMTTDFLITYLDSSGEVKVAARSVKYRKEFEDANIGVQNRMAEKLAIEEKYWASRQIEWRLVLHENLSKVRIANLTILRTYASIHPSLPTEKNIGNLFDFLSQCKTDQVPLKALLDQASRNIYIDYIGVKSLFHHLLWNGRLQMDLTSKVISLSQPLHVWIGQYSPAVVAPIEVPDDAKSAS
- the glmS gene encoding glutamine--fructose-6-phosphate transaminase (isomerizing), which gives rise to MCGIVGAVAERNITTILIEGLKRLEYRGYDSAGLAVFSAQDGLQRRRRIGKVRELESAVADDPLVGQLGIAHVRWATHGAPTERNAHPHFSGHEVAVVHNGIIENFEALREELKTLGYVFASETDTEVIVHLIHHLLKSTPDLADAVKAAVQRLHGAYGLAVVSAAQPDRLVAARSGSPLVIGLGIGENFLASDQLALRQVTDRFMYLEEGDIAEIRREQVSIWDQAGHAVQREVVQYHEGAEAADKGHYRHFMLKEIHEQPSVVQRTLEGRLGKDHVLVQAFGPQAAELFAKVRNVQIVACGTSYHAGMVARYWLESLAGIPCQVEVASEFRYRKVVVQPDTLFVSISQSGETADTLAALRNGKALGFLGSLAICNVGISSLVRESDLTLLTLAGPEIGVASTKAFTTQLVSLMLLTLALGQVRGTLGTGVEAELVDELRRLPSRLGEALAMDTTVEKTAELFADKHHTLFLGRGAQYPVAMEGALKLKEISYIHAEAYPAGELKHGPLALVDADMPVVTVAPNNELLEKLKSNLQEVRARGGELVVFADEQAGMSNGEGTHVINLPHINDALAPILYTIPLQLLSYYVAVLKGTDVDQPRNLAKSVTVE
- a CDS encoding DeoR/GlpR family DNA-binding transcription regulator; protein product: MSKRNTPQRRHNILALLSEQGEVSVDALARRFETSEVTIRKDLAALESNGLLLRRYGGAVPVPQELLGEPAQPISLYKQAIARAAVQRIREHARIIIDSGSTTAAMIPQLGRQPGLVVMTNSLNVARAISELEHEPVLLMTGGTWDPHSESFQGQVAEQVLRSYDFDQLFIGADGIDLNRGTTTFNELLGLSRVMAEVAREVIVMVESDKVGRKIPNLELPWERISTLITDDRLPAEAREPIQARGVTLICATISQEQ
- the glmU gene encoding bifunctional UDP-N-acetylglucosamine diphosphorylase/glucosamine-1-phosphate N-acetyltransferase GlmU, whose product is MSLDIVILAAGQGTRMRSALPKVLHPVADKPMLGHVIHSARQLQPRGIHVVIGHGADQVRERLAADDLNFVMQDKQLGTGHAVAQALPAITAETVLVLYGDVPLIEVETLKRLLSKANEQQLGLLTVTLNDPTGYGRIVRDAQGQVTAIVEQKDADEAQKAIKEGNTGILALPAKRLADWMARLSNNNAQGEYYLTDVIAMAVADGLSIATEQPDDPMQVQGANDRRQLAELEGHYQQCQANRLMAQGVTLRDPFRVDVRGEVSVGRDIMIDINVILEGKVVIEDDVQIGPNCVIKDSILRRGAVVKANSHLDGAVLGEGSDVGPFARLRPGSVLEAKAHVGNFVELKNARLGEGAKAGHLSYLGDAEIGARSNIGAGTITCNYDGANKFRTVMGEDVFIGSNSALVAPVQLGDGATTAAGSIITQNVEAAQLAVGRARQRNIDGWKRPQKIKKD